A section of the Candidatus Limnocylindria bacterium genome encodes:
- a CDS encoding NAD-dependent epimerase/dehydratase family protein — protein sequence MRVLVAGGAGFVGSHLVELLVEQGDHVTVVDNLLTGSTRNLAHLARPSLDFVRQDAESAPDGNFDRVYHLASPASPEAYGRNQVATLMANSAGTKHLLDVAARAGARFLMASTSEVYGDPLVHPQPESYWGNVDPIGPRSMYDEAKRFAEALVVAYVRERGADARISRIFNAYGPRMQLNDGRMPSTFIAAAIRGEPIPVHGDGSQTRSLCYVMDTARGLIATMERGTPGSVYNIGRADEVSVLEFAQIVARATGRMTPIHFVPRRPQDIQRRCPDTTMAERDLGWRATTPIDEGLRATLAWYRDALMSPLEAGRQTA from the coding sequence ATGCGGGTACTGGTCGCGGGCGGCGCCGGTTTCGTGGGGTCGCATCTCGTCGAGCTTCTCGTCGAGCAAGGCGACCACGTCACAGTCGTCGATAATCTGCTCACCGGCTCGACGCGCAACCTCGCGCACCTTGCGCGGCCCAGCCTCGACTTCGTGCGGCAAGATGCGGAGAGCGCGCCGGACGGAAATTTCGACCGCGTCTATCACCTCGCGAGCCCCGCAAGCCCCGAGGCGTACGGCCGCAATCAGGTCGCGACGCTCATGGCGAACAGCGCTGGCACCAAGCACCTTCTCGACGTGGCCGCCCGCGCTGGAGCGCGCTTCTTGATGGCCTCGACCTCCGAAGTCTACGGAGACCCGCTCGTACATCCGCAGCCTGAGAGCTATTGGGGCAACGTCGATCCGATCGGGCCGCGCTCGATGTACGACGAAGCCAAGCGCTTCGCCGAGGCTCTCGTGGTCGCGTACGTCCGCGAACGCGGCGCTGACGCGCGCATCTCGCGGATCTTCAACGCCTACGGGCCGCGTATGCAGCTGAACGATGGCCGCATGCCATCGACCTTCATCGCGGCTGCGATTCGCGGCGAGCCGATACCGGTGCACGGTGATGGATCCCAGACCCGCAGCCTCTGCTACGTGATGGACACGGCGCGTGGTCTGATCGCCACGATGGAGCGAGGCACTCCGGGAAGCGTCTACAACATCGGCCGAGCGGACGAGGTCTCCGTCCTTGAGTTCGCTCAGATCGTCGCGCGCGCCACCGGTCGGATGACCCCGATCCACTTCGTGCCCCGACGGCCGCAGGACATCCAGCGGCGATGCCCGGACACCACGATGGCCGAGCGCGACCTCGGTTGGCGCGCGACGACGCCGATCGATGAAGGGCTGCGCGCGACGCTTGCCTGGTATCGCGATGCGCTGATGTCCCCGCTCGAAGCGGGACGACAGACTGCGTAG
- a CDS encoding UDP-glucose/GDP-mannose dehydrogenase family protein has translation MSGVSIVGAGHVGVVYAAGLAELGHQVRVIDVNEKRVAMLRSGRIWFYEPGLPELLTRGLSRKRITFTTSYPAGLARARFVFVCVPTPTTSEGTLDDSYLRSAFSNIRQYAKAPRPIIVNKSTVPVGTGDVVARLFDGEDIHVVSNPEFLAEGRAVEDFFHPSRIVIGSRNRIAAEAVATLYAPLRAPVVHTDPVSAEFSKLAANAFLATKVSFANVLSRIGESVGADGEGVAKALSLDPRIGAGHLRAGLGFGGSCLPKDLAAVEQLARRFTDSSGFFTAVAAVNRAQRSRVVDLLHDRFGAIAERRIALLGATFKANTDDLRESPALALARQLDELHALVTVYDPVAAPQLKSLAPTLHLARSAMSAVKGADVVIVATEWPEFASLDLAAVRRAMSGSLLIDGRGLFDVASAHRAGLDYFSFSTAGIRECAVEEPLPAVAS, from the coding sequence ATGAGTGGCGTCTCGATCGTTGGCGCGGGACACGTCGGTGTCGTCTACGCGGCTGGTCTGGCCGAGCTCGGTCACCAGGTCAGGGTCATCGATGTCAACGAGAAGCGCGTTGCCATGCTCCGCAGCGGTCGGATCTGGTTCTATGAGCCTGGCCTGCCCGAGCTGCTCACACGGGGGCTGTCGCGCAAGCGCATCACATTCACCACGAGCTACCCGGCCGGTCTGGCGCGCGCTCGCTTCGTGTTCGTCTGTGTTCCGACGCCCACCACCAGCGAAGGGACGCTTGACGACAGCTACCTGCGGAGTGCCTTCTCGAACATCCGGCAGTACGCGAAAGCACCGCGCCCGATCATCGTCAACAAGAGCACGGTCCCGGTCGGCACCGGCGATGTGGTCGCTCGACTCTTCGATGGCGAGGACATCCACGTCGTCTCCAACCCCGAGTTCCTTGCCGAGGGACGGGCCGTGGAAGACTTCTTCCACCCATCGCGCATCGTCATCGGCTCGCGCAACCGCATCGCGGCGGAAGCGGTCGCCACCCTGTACGCGCCTCTCCGGGCCCCCGTCGTCCACACCGATCCGGTCTCGGCCGAGTTCAGCAAGCTTGCGGCGAACGCCTTCCTGGCAACGAAGGTCTCGTTCGCGAACGTGCTCTCTCGGATCGGCGAGTCCGTCGGCGCTGACGGTGAGGGTGTGGCCAAGGCCCTCTCGCTCGACCCGCGCATCGGCGCCGGTCACCTGCGAGCCGGCCTTGGCTTCGGAGGGTCCTGCCTACCCAAGGACTTGGCCGCGGTCGAGCAGCTTGCACGCCGCTTCACCGACTCATCCGGATTCTTCACCGCGGTCGCCGCGGTGAATCGCGCACAGCGGTCGCGGGTCGTCGATCTCCTTCACGACCGATTTGGCGCCATCGCCGAGCGGCGCATCGCGCTGCTCGGAGCCACCTTCAAGGCGAACACCGACGATCTGCGGGAATCTCCGGCCCTCGCGCTCGCACGGCAGCTCGACGAGCTGCACGCACTGGTCACCGTCTACGACCCGGTCGCGGCACCGCAGCTCAAGAGCCTCGCTCCGACACTGCATCTCGCTCGGTCCGCGATGTCGGCCGTCAAGGGCGCGGACGTCGTGATCGTTGCGACTGAGTGGCCTGAGTTCGCCTCTCTCGATCTCGCTGCCGTGCGTCGGGCGATGAGCGGATCGTTGCTCATCGACGGTCGCGGCCTCTTCGATGTTGCGTCGGCGCATCGTGCTGGCCTCGACTACTTCAGCTTCTCCACGGCCGGGATCCGCGAGTGTGCCGTCGAGGAGCCGCTGCCGGCCGTCGCGAGCTGA
- a CDS encoding NAD-dependent epimerase/dehydratase family protein, producing MQGWRDRVVVTGGAGFIGSHLVDALLDGDAVEVIVVDNMTRGRPENLAARENDPRLRIVHADVRDLAEMRRVFRGATLVYHLAAQSTVMGAAADADYTFGTNVVGTYNVLNAAAAHGIRRVLFTSSREVYGEPVSLPVDEAHPLYSINLYGASKVAGEALCRAFARERGVETTVLRLANVYGERDFGRVIPHWIGEARKGRDLVVYGGEQIIDFIWIGDVVRALRHAADADVALPPINVASGTGTKILDLARRIAQMSGASIEIRVEPRRSIEVVRFVGSTDRMVALLGVQSPPDPLYQLVSMIRGVAGAAA from the coding sequence GTGCAGGGCTGGCGCGACCGCGTCGTTGTCACGGGCGGGGCGGGGTTCATCGGTAGTCACCTCGTTGATGCGCTCCTCGACGGCGACGCCGTCGAGGTCATCGTCGTCGACAACATGACGCGGGGGCGACCGGAGAACCTCGCCGCCCGGGAGAACGACCCCCGACTCCGGATCGTTCACGCGGACGTACGGGACCTTGCGGAGATGCGGCGCGTCTTTCGCGGGGCGACGCTCGTCTATCACCTGGCGGCCCAGTCCACGGTCATGGGCGCGGCCGCGGATGCCGACTACACCTTCGGCACGAATGTCGTCGGGACCTACAACGTCCTGAATGCGGCGGCAGCCCACGGGATCCGTCGCGTCCTTTTTACGAGCTCACGTGAGGTGTACGGAGAGCCCGTGAGCCTTCCGGTGGACGAGGCTCATCCGCTCTATTCGATCAATCTCTACGGCGCGAGCAAGGTCGCGGGCGAGGCTCTATGCCGGGCGTTCGCGCGCGAACGAGGTGTCGAGACGACCGTGTTGCGGTTGGCCAACGTATACGGGGAACGCGACTTCGGACGGGTCATCCCGCATTGGATCGGCGAAGCTCGGAAGGGCCGTGACCTCGTGGTCTACGGCGGGGAGCAGATCATCGACTTCATCTGGATCGGCGACGTGGTCCGCGCGCTCAGACACGCGGCTGACGCCGATGTCGCGCTTCCCCCGATAAATGTCGCGAGCGGCACGGGCACGAAGATCCTCGACCTCGCGCGACGGATCGCACAGATGTCAGGCGCGAGCATCGAGATCCGTGTTGAGCCACGCCGGTCCATCGAGGTCGTGCGCTTCGTGGGGAGTACTGATCGCATGGTGGCGCTACTTGGGGTGCAGTCACCTCCAGATCCGCTCTATCAGCTCGTGAGCATGATCCGCGGTGTCGCCGGCGCCGCAGCGTGA
- a CDS encoding glycosyltransferase family 4 protein, translated as MTSPRVLLTVGTDTTRDTSDAPRRDFTVLAADLEATLLDRSAVERSRVARAIQAVLGFAPAQAWLAYRRRDAFDVIVTDGEHVGIPLALLLRTSRSPVRHVTIGHRLTSRKKRLFFRVLGVQRRIDRFALHSRRQRDVAVQKLDVRPDRVALIPYQVDTKFWAPRPSADERLIVSAGLEHRDYGTFFRAVTGLDAHVVVGAASHWSKHAFTHAKPPENVRIGTFDYAGLRSLYARAAIVVVPLNDVDNQAGVTTILEAMSMGRPVIVTQSLGQTDVVEDRRRNARGAMRQRPQSLARSLATDAGIPIEPTGFYVAPGDAAGLRKAIDYLLAHPEERERLGHAGRRLADELFTVERFAERMRALVTACVLDTSAQGFRRTVSYG; from the coding sequence GTGACGAGCCCTCGCGTTCTGCTGACGGTCGGCACAGACACCACCCGCGACACGTCAGACGCGCCCCGGCGCGACTTCACGGTGCTGGCGGCGGACCTTGAGGCAACGCTGCTCGATCGCAGTGCCGTGGAGCGGTCTCGGGTCGCGCGTGCGATCCAAGCCGTGCTGGGATTCGCTCCGGCCCAAGCATGGCTTGCCTACCGGCGCCGCGACGCCTTCGACGTGATCGTCACCGACGGAGAGCACGTCGGCATCCCGCTCGCCCTTCTGCTCAGGACTTCGCGGTCGCCAGTGCGGCATGTGACGATCGGACATCGGTTGACCTCGCGAAAGAAACGCCTCTTCTTCCGCGTCCTGGGCGTGCAGCGCCGCATCGACCGGTTCGCGCTCCACTCGCGTCGACAGCGCGACGTCGCCGTCCAGAAGCTAGATGTTCGGCCCGACCGGGTCGCGCTGATCCCGTATCAAGTGGACACGAAGTTCTGGGCACCGCGGCCGAGCGCCGACGAGCGTCTCATCGTGAGCGCGGGCTTGGAGCACCGTGACTATGGGACCTTTTTCCGCGCCGTCACCGGTCTCGACGCGCACGTAGTCGTCGGCGCCGCGAGCCACTGGTCCAAGCACGCGTTCACGCACGCCAAGCCGCCTGAAAATGTCCGCATTGGAACATTTGACTATGCGGGGCTGCGAAGCCTCTATGCGCGCGCCGCGATCGTCGTCGTGCCACTCAACGACGTCGACAATCAGGCGGGCGTGACGACGATCCTCGAAGCGATGTCGATGGGAAGGCCGGTGATCGTGACGCAGTCGCTCGGTCAGACGGACGTGGTGGAGGACCGTCGTCGCAACGCCCGCGGCGCCATGCGGCAGCGACCGCAGAGCCTCGCCCGATCGCTCGCGACCGACGCGGGCATCCCGATCGAGCCCACGGGCTTCTACGTCGCACCCGGCGATGCCGCCGGTCTCCGCAAGGCCATCGACTATCTGCTCGCGCACCCCGAGGAGCGCGAGCGTCTGGGGCACGCGGGTCGTCGGCTCGCCGATGAGCTCTTCACCGTCGAACGGTTCGCCGAGCGAATGCGAGCACTGGTGACCGCATGCGTACTCGACACGTCCGCCCAAGGTTTCCGCCGCACCGTGTCCTATGGCTGA
- a CDS encoding glycosyltransferase family 4 protein → MILQSTAVGGMETHCVDLAAEYVRRGIPVRAVLPEGSAFDGLDARFRSGGAEVDRLTTDARSGRRAQLARLSKLASILRAFRPTVVHVQTGGATGGLGVVALSRALTGATVVLTEHDVPAERMALQDRATKKLTDHLVHGLVAVSRRNAALRRNRGGAREHRFGSILNGVPIPAVTDTEKARNRAAVRDQMGIPGDVVVIGSVVRLANGKGLDDLLRAFAIVRREMTTQLLLVGDGPLRAELEALASELGIRADVHFAGQRENPGVFVDAMDVFVLAVPAGSMSIALLEAMARGAPPVITFCGPEEAVITEETGLSAPPADPRGLAAVLARIVRDDALRASLSKAAASHVSTHFSVERVADDLLELYASVGVGRVPARLRADGAPNPRPGSRQRAAVRP, encoded by the coding sequence TTGATCTTGCAGTCCACGGCGGTGGGCGGCATGGAAACGCACTGCGTCGACCTGGCCGCCGAATACGTCCGCCGCGGCATTCCCGTCCGGGCGGTGCTCCCCGAAGGCAGCGCATTCGATGGGCTCGACGCGCGATTCCGATCCGGCGGAGCCGAGGTCGACCGGCTCACGACTGACGCCCGTAGCGGTCGGCGCGCGCAGCTCGCGCGGCTCTCGAAGCTCGCGTCGATCCTCCGCGCCTTCCGTCCGACCGTGGTGCACGTCCAGACCGGTGGCGCGACGGGTGGCCTCGGTGTCGTCGCTCTGTCGCGCGCGCTTACGGGGGCGACCGTCGTCCTCACCGAGCACGATGTCCCGGCGGAGCGGATGGCGCTGCAAGATCGCGCCACGAAGAAGCTGACGGATCACCTGGTCCACGGCCTGGTCGCGGTATCACGACGGAACGCGGCGCTACGCCGCAATCGCGGCGGTGCCCGGGAGCACCGTTTCGGGTCGATCCTCAACGGGGTGCCGATCCCAGCGGTTACCGACACGGAGAAGGCGCGCAACCGCGCCGCCGTTCGAGATCAGATGGGGATCCCGGGTGACGTCGTGGTGATCGGGAGCGTCGTCCGACTCGCGAACGGCAAGGGACTCGACGACCTCTTGCGTGCGTTCGCGATCGTCCGCCGCGAGATGACGACTCAGTTGCTTCTTGTCGGCGACGGCCCGCTTCGCGCCGAGCTCGAGGCTCTCGCAAGTGAGCTCGGCATCCGCGCGGACGTGCACTTCGCCGGACAGCGTGAGAACCCAGGTGTGTTCGTCGACGCCATGGACGTCTTCGTGCTCGCCGTGCCCGCCGGCTCCATGTCGATCGCGCTGCTCGAGGCAATGGCTCGCGGAGCGCCCCCGGTGATCACCTTCTGCGGGCCGGAGGAGGCTGTCATCACCGAGGAGACCGGTCTCAGCGCGCCACCCGCGGATCCACGCGGGCTCGCCGCGGTGCTCGCACGCATCGTGCGCGACGACGCGCTGCGTGCGAGCCTTTCGAAGGCGGCGGCCTCACACGTGAGCACGCACTTCTCGGTCGAGCGTGTCGCCGACGACCTTCTCGAGCTCTATGCCTCGGTCGGCGTCGGACGAGTTCCCGCCCGACTGCGTGCCGACGGTGCCCCGAACCCACGGCCAGGGTCGCGCCAGCGCGCCGCTGTCCGCCCGTAG
- a CDS encoding polysaccharide deacetylase family protein: MGDAAAVARPLAALKPLARRVGLRRATAASIRLRWERSTLAVFSSPSARSSGRVLCYHSIGTPAWGVNDLSPGRFRRQLEAALAAGYRFVPADRIARGEGLAQELAVTFDDGLSSVATNAAPILAELHIPWTLFVVSDWADGRHSFGQDVMLGWRDIDRLQSSGVAIGSHSVSHADFGRLSADRSLRELSDSRDTLERNLGVAPTSFAIPLGGPRNWTAAAARAARETGYELIYAQAEDRRPAGTSGRTFITRDDGDRVFRAALSGAFDRWHEWL; the protein is encoded by the coding sequence ATGGGGGACGCTGCGGCGGTCGCGCGTCCGCTCGCCGCGCTCAAGCCGCTCGCGCGGCGCGTTGGCCTCCGGCGCGCGACGGCCGCGTCGATTCGGCTCCGCTGGGAGCGTTCCACGCTCGCTGTGTTTTCGTCACCGAGCGCGCGTTCATCTGGGCGGGTCCTCTGTTACCACTCGATCGGCACACCGGCCTGGGGCGTCAACGACCTCTCACCCGGACGTTTCCGGCGACAGCTAGAAGCGGCGCTTGCCGCCGGCTACCGTTTCGTGCCCGCTGATCGCATCGCGCGCGGCGAAGGTCTCGCCCAAGAGCTGGCCGTCACCTTCGACGACGGTCTTTCGAGCGTAGCGACGAACGCCGCCCCGATCCTCGCCGAGCTTCACATCCCCTGGACCCTCTTCGTGGTGTCCGATTGGGCTGACGGTCGACACTCCTTCGGCCAGGATGTCATGCTCGGGTGGCGCGACATCGATCGGCTGCAATCCTCCGGCGTCGCGATCGGGAGCCATTCGGTGAGCCATGCGGATTTCGGTCGGCTCTCCGCCGACCGATCGCTTCGCGAGCTGAGCGACTCTCGCGACACCCTCGAGCGCAACCTCGGAGTGGCACCGACCTCCTTCGCGATCCCGCTTGGCGGCCCACGCAACTGGACAGCCGCGGCAGCGAGGGCTGCGCGCGAGACTGGGTATGAGCTAATCTACGCGCAGGCCGAAGATCGCCGTCCGGCAGGCACAAGCGGTCGGACCTTCATCACACGTGACGACGGCGATCGAGTGTTCCGCGCGGCGCTCTCAGGTGCGTTCGATCGTTGGCACGAATGGCTGTGA
- a CDS encoding GNAT family N-acetyltransferase, producing the protein MRVRWFDPWSSEVDAALLLLPEPESCPHDLLAELMQGPTRTRKRTAIITLRGEPVAVVGLRSRKHFWEPVFSASVCPRAKMPARDGMLFPALAALGLDVWTGGWEDAPEGSLPNVRSAFSLPMYKVDCGKGAEEHWRQSGNARAVEIGRNRTRGFTLEVDAPGATEWVIENWGRQWRHHPSQETICVEDQLIAARYFQPRGLLHTFRLLDGGQPAAGYVGAVYRGEIVLVCGHREAEYERRSVGIRLFDLVIDWAAAAGYAKVDIGGGHAYKAKWAPEDGQRWYFNVCPTPLYVVKKAVRVARSSLSSFRNGAAGRATTAASAAGQ; encoded by the coding sequence TTGCGCGTCCGATGGTTCGATCCCTGGAGTTCGGAGGTCGACGCGGCACTGCTGTTGCTTCCCGAGCCCGAAAGCTGTCCTCACGACCTGCTCGCGGAGCTCATGCAAGGTCCGACTCGAACGCGTAAGCGCACGGCGATCATCACGCTGCGAGGCGAGCCTGTGGCCGTTGTGGGTTTGCGGAGCCGCAAGCACTTCTGGGAGCCTGTGTTCTCTGCGAGCGTTTGCCCGCGCGCGAAAATGCCCGCGCGCGACGGGATGCTCTTTCCTGCGCTTGCCGCCCTCGGCCTCGACGTCTGGACGGGCGGCTGGGAGGATGCCCCGGAAGGATCACTCCCGAACGTGAGAAGCGCCTTCTCATTACCGATGTACAAGGTCGACTGCGGGAAAGGCGCCGAGGAGCATTGGCGGCAGAGCGGGAATGCCAGAGCCGTCGAGATCGGTCGGAATCGCACCAGGGGGTTCACCCTCGAGGTCGATGCTCCGGGCGCGACGGAATGGGTCATCGAAAACTGGGGTCGCCAATGGCGGCACCACCCGAGTCAAGAGACGATCTGCGTTGAAGATCAACTGATCGCCGCGCGGTACTTCCAGCCGCGCGGGCTTCTACACACGTTCCGGCTGCTCGATGGCGGCCAGCCGGCCGCCGGCTACGTCGGGGCGGTGTACCGCGGCGAGATCGTGCTCGTTTGCGGTCACCGCGAGGCCGAGTACGAACGCCGCAGCGTCGGCATCCGTCTGTTCGATCTCGTGATCGACTGGGCCGCGGCAGCCGGCTACGCGAAGGTCGACATCGGCGGAGGCCATGCCTACAAGGCCAAGTGGGCGCCGGAAGACGGGCAGAGGTGGTACTTCAATGTCTGCCCGACGCCGCTCTACGTCGTGAAGAAGGCCGTGCGCGTGGCGCGATCGAGTCTCAGCTCGTTCAGAAACGGCGCCGCCGGCCGCGCCACGACGGCTGCTTCCGCGGCCGGCCAGTAG
- a CDS encoding glycosyltransferase family 9 protein: MAVSPRRILVILDNCHEADAIRLQFCLDTMRSAFADAHITLLINARAAAVFERVRPFDRLIASDLYQGRDAEGLRLRWRKATHFSKLLLRVGSGYDLAMTLGVGSTVLNVLARLAARRSVGFANRFPWLLSSHLGPYDPYSDVTAQHRRLLATLGVSASELGEATLRTAAEDRDVARLLDQKGIDGARSLVLLHPGSDWACQQWLVERWAALADAITANYGAQVAFTGISSEMEYIASIQNKMRAASVSFAGLTTLAQLEALIARATLMICVDSAAHDLALRTKTPLVVLAGPSDAERPPNGQTRRSVVNSMSLELKDRINRCKEPKDIFGGCHNYECPMAGLRPISVASVLDAVASCMVTTVPPLAVATGSALF; the protein is encoded by the coding sequence ATGGCTGTGAGCCCGCGGCGGATCCTCGTGATCCTCGACAATTGCCACGAAGCCGACGCGATCCGTCTTCAGTTCTGCCTCGACACGATGCGCAGCGCGTTCGCCGACGCCCACATCACGCTCCTTATCAATGCACGCGCAGCCGCGGTCTTCGAGCGTGTCCGACCGTTCGACCGACTCATCGCGAGCGACCTGTACCAGGGACGAGACGCGGAAGGGCTCCGCCTGCGCTGGCGGAAAGCCACCCACTTCTCGAAGCTGCTTCTTCGCGTCGGCTCTGGCTACGACCTCGCGATGACTCTCGGAGTCGGTAGCACGGTGCTCAACGTCCTCGCCCGTTTGGCGGCGCGGCGTTCGGTCGGCTTCGCGAATCGCTTCCCATGGCTCTTGTCGTCGCACCTCGGACCCTACGACCCGTACTCGGACGTGACCGCCCAACATCGGCGGCTGCTTGCGACGTTGGGCGTCTCGGCATCGGAACTCGGTGAGGCGACACTCCGCACCGCGGCCGAGGACCGGGACGTCGCGAGGCTGCTCGACCAGAAAGGGATCGACGGAGCGCGCTCGCTGGTGCTCCTTCATCCGGGTTCCGACTGGGCGTGCCAGCAGTGGCTCGTCGAGCGCTGGGCCGCGCTCGCCGACGCCATCACAGCTAACTATGGCGCGCAGGTGGCCTTCACCGGCATCTCCAGCGAGATGGAGTACATCGCGAGCATCCAGAACAAGATGCGGGCAGCATCCGTGTCGTTCGCCGGTCTGACGACGCTCGCCCAGCTTGAAGCGCTCATCGCACGCGCGACGCTCATGATCTGCGTCGACAGCGCCGCGCACGATCTGGCGTTGCGCACGAAGACCCCATTGGTCGTGCTCGCCGGCCCGTCAGACGCCGAGCGTCCGCCGAACGGTCAGACACGACGTTCGGTCGTGAACTCGATGTCTCTCGAGCTCAAGGACCGCATCAACCGCTGCAAAGAACCGAAGGACATCTTCGGCGGCTGTCACAACTACGAATGCCCGATGGCCGGCCTGCGTCCGATCTCGGTTGCCAGCGTGCTCGACGCGGTCGCCTCATGCATGGTGACCACCGTTCCGCCACTTGCCGTGGCTACGGGTTCGGCCCTCTTCTAG
- a CDS encoding glycosyltransferase family 4 protein, which translates to MTAGIANAGAAEGVIARDGRIRLAMVAWMVAGVQTQYRHLRKAFPSDRFEVVGVETRPYVDGGWLERLPIPHKPRGHVRSLSCLLPMIWSRSVDAVWSQLSVLLLPYTLTRVIPQNIPLFFAVDSTPALYAGLQEHYVDQTDPATLKGRASGALHRLFYQKCTGLLPWSKWVADSMINDFGAPPERMHVVHPGVDTARWHPDERRTRNERPQLIFVGADFARKGGPLLLDVYRTHLRDRCDLHLVTRADVAEEPGVHVYRDFGPDDDRLLRLYQSCDALVLPTLADMFSMASIEAMACGMPVVVSAVGGIPEIVKDGRTGRLVPPGDGPALATAIDSVILDVERGASWGRAAREDAVRRFSTEVEARQVAALIEEAVAGRSSRRTRAG; encoded by the coding sequence TTGACCGCGGGTATCGCCAACGCGGGCGCTGCCGAGGGAGTGATCGCACGCGATGGTCGGATCCGGCTCGCGATGGTGGCGTGGATGGTCGCGGGCGTCCAAACGCAATACAGGCACCTGAGGAAAGCCTTCCCCTCCGATCGCTTCGAGGTCGTCGGGGTCGAGACGCGTCCCTACGTCGATGGCGGCTGGCTCGAACGACTCCCGATCCCGCACAAGCCGCGCGGCCACGTGCGCTCGCTCTCGTGTTTGCTCCCGATGATCTGGTCGCGTTCGGTCGACGCCGTCTGGTCGCAGCTCAGTGTTCTGCTGTTGCCGTACACGCTGACGCGGGTCATCCCTCAGAACATCCCGCTGTTCTTCGCCGTGGACAGCACTCCGGCACTCTATGCGGGCCTTCAGGAGCACTACGTGGATCAGACCGATCCGGCCACGCTGAAAGGCCGCGCGAGTGGTGCCCTCCACCGCCTTTTCTATCAAAAGTGCACGGGACTGCTGCCGTGGTCCAAGTGGGTCGCCGACTCGATGATCAATGACTTCGGCGCTCCGCCCGAGCGGATGCACGTCGTGCACCCGGGCGTCGACACGGCGCGATGGCATCCGGACGAGCGCCGGACGAGGAACGAGCGGCCGCAGCTCATCTTCGTCGGAGCTGACTTCGCCCGAAAGGGCGGACCCCTGCTGCTCGACGTGTATCGCACGCACCTGCGCGACCGCTGCGACCTTCATCTCGTGACGCGCGCCGACGTCGCCGAGGAGCCCGGGGTGCATGTGTACCGTGACTTCGGGCCCGATGACGATCGTCTCCTGCGGCTGTACCAGAGCTGCGACGCGCTCGTCCTGCCGACGCTGGCCGACATGTTCTCGATGGCGTCGATCGAGGCGATGGCGTGCGGCATGCCTGTGGTGGTCTCGGCCGTTGGCGGGATCCCCGAGATCGTCAAGGACGGACGCACCGGTCGTTTGGTCCCGCCGGGAGACGGTCCGGCGCTCGCGACGGCGATCGACTCCGTCATCCTGGATGTCGAGCGCGGTGCGAGCTGGGGCCGCGCGGCCCGCGAAGATGCCGTGCGGCGCTTCAGCACCGAAGTAGAGGCTCGTCAGGTCGCGGCCCTCATCGAGGAAGCAGTCGCGGGTCGGAGCAGCCGACGAACGAGGGCGGGCTAG
- a CDS encoding GNAT family N-acetyltransferase — translation MVDVLNVIERVRVPSIDRRGLRVRWFERWERTLDEALAALPETEASPHELLGLLMRNPSAMAKRTALVTDRDRPVAVLGLRRRKMFWEPVWGGGVNERFRLAVAEGYASAALAATGANVWIMSRDRPSASNAVRAVTELPRFGAPLSGAYEEHWKSSSQWDSVKQARRRSAAFTLEVDAPGSAEWTLRNWARKWSAHEAESDLLAAAEFYADRSRFHAFRLYDGVTPIAGCTYIVDGTVLLAQLNYFDAAYRRNGVQTRLDDLVFAWARTRYSTMDLGCSYQADSYKRRWAPRDGSSWLWNVAPLHLHLVREGVRFGRRAVATGFSTFGSRPGVTA, via the coding sequence ATGGTCGACGTGCTCAACGTCATCGAACGTGTGCGAGTGCCCTCGATCGATCGGCGTGGGCTGCGGGTCCGTTGGTTCGAGCGCTGGGAACGCACGCTTGACGAGGCGCTTGCCGCCCTGCCTGAGACCGAGGCCAGCCCGCACGAACTTCTCGGTCTGCTGATGCGCAATCCGTCGGCAATGGCGAAGCGTACGGCTCTCGTCACGGATCGCGATCGTCCAGTAGCGGTGCTCGGCCTGCGAAGGCGAAAGATGTTCTGGGAGCCCGTCTGGGGCGGCGGCGTGAACGAGCGTTTTCGGCTCGCCGTCGCCGAGGGGTACGCGTCGGCGGCGCTCGCCGCGACCGGCGCGAATGTCTGGATCATGAGCCGCGACCGGCCGTCCGCCTCGAACGCGGTGAGAGCCGTCACCGAGCTACCGCGTTTCGGCGCGCCGCTGAGCGGCGCCTACGAAGAGCACTGGAAGTCCTCGAGTCAGTGGGACAGCGTCAAACAGGCTCGCCGACGATCGGCGGCATTTACGCTCGAAGTAGACGCACCCGGTTCGGCCGAGTGGACGCTACGCAACTGGGCGCGGAAGTGGTCGGCGCACGAGGCCGAGTCCGATCTGCTCGCCGCGGCGGAGTTCTACGCGGACCGATCACGGTTTCACGCGTTCCGGTTGTATGACGGCGTCACGCCGATCGCGGGCTGCACCTACATCGTCGACGGAACCGTGCTGCTCGCGCAGCTCAACTACTTCGACGCGGCGTACCGACGCAACGGCGTTCAAACGCGCCTCGACGATCTGGTCTTCGCCTGGGCTCGAACGAGATACTCGACGATGGATCTCGGGTGCAGCTACCAAGCGGACTCATACAAGCGCCGCTGGGCACCCCGAGATGGGAGCTCGTGGCTGTGGAACGTCGCGCCACTGCATCTTCACCTCGTTCGTGAGGGGGTGCGTTTTGGCAGACGCGCCGTGGCCACAGGGTTCAGCACCTTTGGATCCAGGCCGGGCGTGACGGCGTGA